From the genome of Xiphophorus couchianus chromosome 6, X_couchianus-1.0, whole genome shotgun sequence, one region includes:
- the LOC114146261 gene encoding E3 ubiquitin-protein ligase TRIM16-like, whose translation MAQGIQLERERFCCSLCTNLLRDPVTVPCGHNFCRICISKRLDNEARSGIYNCPQCREIFISRPTLVKNNIIALVVEQLRKTEVQPDVPDMYRDTESIDVACDFCSERKVKAVKSCLQCMASYCATHLQPHNEVPPLRKHKLVEPTASLEESICPVHQEVMKMFCQTDQRCICYLCSKDGHKGHNKVSLSAERTERQKDLQVVRQKIQLRIVEKKKDVKTIQQEEDAVSHAADSALSTTEVVFTELIKTIEKKLSLMREKMNSQQNIELGLFRKVRNKVEEEIMQLNRKDIELDKLSRTEDHANFLLKYPLLSCLNVPREHPSIRIRRQRNFDRVPATVSEAKTRLHKVLDEECEKIMLAITTSTALPNMPEPKPEEDIRKQKLDFYNTIEISKPAHRQTTTQFMQAKLLQNLDSTTPFSYIKPKLPDPSGSLRLPRQKSEDLPSSEYFTGKKATFEQTRNFFPDRGYDNPDLIPPIDRPDVLPISPVRGKGNLLKTRAHFLEYACQITLNPDTAFPKLLLTKENRKVTFVSEEQDYPNHPDRFVYTWQVLSQQSLTGRCYLEVERTGKGVMVALAYKGISRAGIFSDCMFGQNGTSWGLDCFKNSCEFRHNKNKTPIPGTWSSRVGVYLDYKAGILAFYSVSKTMALLHRVETTFTEPLYVGLWLSDGAAAEICKLV comes from the coding sequence ATGGCTCAAGGGATTCAGCTGGAGCGAGAGAGGTTCTGCTGCTCTCTCTGTACCAATCTGCTCAGGGATCCAGTGACTGTACCTTGTGGTCACAACTTCTGCAGGATCTGCATCAGCAAACGCTTGGACAATGAAGCAAGGTCAGGCATCTACAACTGCCCTCAATGCAGAGAGATCTTCATATCGAGGCCTACcttggttaaaaacaacattatagcACTTGTAGTCGAACAGCTGAGGAAGACTGAAGTCCAACCTGATGTTCCAGATATGTACCGCGATACTGAATCTATAGACGTGGCTTGTGATTTTTGCTCCGAGAGGAAGGTGAAAGCCGTAAAGTCCTGCCTGCAATGTATGGCTTCCTACTGTGCCACACATCTCCAGCCTCACAATGAGGTGCCTCCTTTAAGGAAACACAAGTTGGTGGAACCAACTGCAAGTCTCGAGGAGAGCATCTGTCCTGTGCATCAAGAAGTGATGAAGATGTTCTGCCAGACCGATCAGCGGTGCATCTGTTATCTCTGCTCCAAGGACGGCCACAAAGGCCACAACAAAGTCTCCTTGTCTGCTGAAAGGACGGAGAGGCAGAAGGACCTTCAAGTGGTTCGGCAAAAGATACAGCTGAGGATtgtggagaagaagaaagatgtGAAGACTAttcagcaggaggaagatgcaGTAAGTCACGCTGCTGATAGTGCACTGAGTACTACTGAAGTGGTTTTTACAGAACTCATTAAGACAATAGAGAAAAAACTCTCTCTTATGAGGGAAAAGATGAATTCTCAACAGAACATTGAACTTGGTCTCTTTAGAAAAGTTCGGAATAAGGTGGAGGAGGAGATTATGCAGTTGAACAGGAAAGATATTGAACTGGACAAACTGTCTCGCACAGAAGACCATGCAAATTTTTTGCTGAAGTATCCGTTATTGTCTTGTCTGAATGTCCCTAGAGAACATCCAAGCATCAGGATCCGCCGCCAGCGTAACTTTGATCGAGTTCCTGCCACTGTTTCAGAGGCCAAAACGAGACTGCACAAGGTTCTCGATGAAGAATGTGAAAAGATTATGCTTGCAATTACTACCTCTACGGCGTTGCCTAATATGCCTGAACCAAAGCCTGAAGAGGACATCAGGAAGCAAAAACTTGATTTCTATAATACTATAGAAATTTCTAAACCAGCACATAGACAGACCACCACTCAGTTTATGCAAGCCAAACTCTTGCAGAACCTTGATAGTACCACGCCTTTCAGCTATATAAAACCCAAACTTCCTGACCCCAGTGGTAGCTTAAGACTACCCAGACAAAAGTCTGAAGACTTACCCAGCAGTGAATACTTTACTGGCAAAAAGGCTACATTTGAACAAACCAGAAACTTCTTCCCTGACAGGGGATATGACAATCCTGATCTTATACCACCAATTGATAGACCTGATGTTTTACCTATCAGTCCTGTAAGAGGCAAAggaaatcttttaaaaactaGAGCACACTTTCTAGAATATGCCTGCCAAATCACACTGAATCCAGACACTGCATTCCCCAAACTGTTGCTAACTAAGGAGAACAGAAAAGTAACGTTTGTAAGTGAAGAACAGGATTACCCCAACCACCCAGACAGGTTTGTTTACACCTGGCAGGTCCTGAGTCAACAGAGCCTTACTGGCCGCTGCTACCTGGAAGTGGAGAGGACTGGGAAAGGAGTCATGGTGGCGTTGGCTTACAAAGGCATCAGCAGAGCCGGGATCTTCAGCGACTGCATGTTTGGACAAAACGGCACCTCTTGGGGTCTTGATTGTTTTAAGAACAGTTGCGAATTCAGacacaacaagaacaaaactcCCATCCCGGGCACATGGTCCTCCAGAGTGGGAGTGTATCTGGATTATAAAGCAGGTATTCTGGCTTTCTACAGCGTCTCTAAAACCATGGCGCTCCTCCACAGAGTTGAGACCACATTCACCGAGCCGCTCTACGTTGGACTCTGGCTCTCAGATGGAGCAGCTGCTGAGATCTGCAAACTAGTGTAG